TGTCCGGGATGCTTTAACGAGGCAGAACTTCACAACCCAATCATGACATTGAAAGAGGTCTGGAAGGTTGTTGATGATGCAATAGAACTTGGTCTCGAATCAGTGAAATTTTTGGGACCAGGCGAATTACTCGCCAATCCTCAACTTTTCCAGATTCTAGATGGGTTCCGGGATCGGGGCATTGTGGTCGGGATATTCACCAAGGGAGCCATCATGGGAAATGACGCACTTGCGCATCATTACCACGGAATCAGTTCGAAAGAGCTGGTCAAAAAGCTCGTGTCATATCCGAATGTGACATTCTTGGTTGGAGGCCGGTCATTCGATCCTCATTTCGAAAACCTTTTCATTCCTCGGAATGAACGGCAAATCAATGAGAAGTTTGACTATCATGCAGCACGCGGAATAGCTCTCGAGCGACTCTGCGAAGCTGGGATGAATGCTGACCTTACTAAACCAAGGTTGGCAATTATCTGCAGTCCGGTGACTTCCCAGAATCTTAGTTGTGTTGCGGAAATATACAAATGGGGCGCCGAAAGGAACATCCCAGTATATCTTCCACCAACTATGGTTTCAGGAAAGGGACACAAGCTGGTGAGGAAGGCTTCGGAGAAAAAATTCGAAGACGACTACATCAGATTGGCGGTCGAGGTCTATTTATGGGCAATTGATCGTGGGGTAATGACTCACGAACAATTTCTCGAGGAAGGACCTCATCCCTACATCGGAGTCGCCCCTTGCAATCAACTCACTCACGGTCTCTATATCCACTATGACGGAACTGTGCAGAGGTGTCCTGGCAATGACACTCCGGACTTTGTGGTTCATCCTAATGTTCGCACAGCGCCGCTTCGTGAGATCTGGAAAAACAGTAAAAACTACGCTATCAACCAGTTTAACAATGGATGTGTTAAGGATGGTGTGTCGCTCCCTAAACGTTTTTACGGAGAGGTGAAAGCAAAGGTAAATACACGGCAGTAGGTCTGCCAGACGCTTTGGAGAATAGCGTAAACAAACTCCAACCTCGCAATAAAATGCGGGGTTTTTTTATACATAATATGAATCATGTATTGATACCAATATACGAATGAGAACGATATACCAATGGATACGAATATTTACCACCCCTTTAGTTCCCCTCCTTGGAAAAGGAGGGGAGGGAGATCATTAGGAGAGAAAACACAAAACCGTCCGACTAAAACAAAATCCCGTAGAAACGGGATTTTGTTCAAAAGAATTTCTCTTTTCGTGAATCTTGCCTGCCCGACTGAACAGTCGTTCGGGCGGGAATCTAGATTCTTGAATCATTACTTGACTGCCTCCTTCAAAGCTTTAGCCGCTCTAAACTTCGGCACTCTCATTGCTGGAACAGAAATAGCTTCTCCTGTCCTTGGGTTTCGAGCTTGTCTTGCCGCTCTTTGTTTTACGGAGAAGATTCCGATTCCTGCGATAGATACTTCCTCACCTTTCTTTAGTGTATTTACGATTGAGTCAACTACTACGTCAATCGCTTGTTCGGCCTGAACTTTTGTTCCGCCGATTTTGGCTGCTATGGCCTCCGCTATTGCTTGTTTATTCATTTTATTGGGGAACTCACATGTTTGACGAATTTCTTTGTCAAAGCCTTCGGTACTTCCTCACCATACATAAGAGTATGGCTCGGTTCATCCCTCGGCTTTTCCTCGAACTTCATTCAAACATGTGAGTTCTTAGATGCTATCGTTAGCTGATAAAAGATTAAATAATGTCGACCTGAGAGCCTGTTCAAAATAATATTAGATTTGGAACAGGCTGATATTCCTTTAAACCGGGCAGAAACCCAGTGTTTTCTCTGTTTCTATTATATAGTAAGCCATTTTTTGGGCAACAGGCTCTGAAATAAGGAATGAGAATGGGAAAAAGTCAATTTTTACCGAGCATGTAACGTGTAGCGTGTCCTAAACCCGTCCGATGACGCGTCGGACTAGGGTAACATGTAACGTAAGAAAGGGGAATTTTCTTCTCTCGCACTCAATCATTTCAGGTAGTTACTTGCTTTTTGAGTCCTTTGGAATAATATAGGGTGTAGATAGACAGAAAAACAAACAAAAACGCAGTCAACACGTCAAACTCTATGAAAAAATACATATTCCGTCAGATCGCATTTATTGTGCTTGTCGGCACCGTCTTTTTTTTAATTTCCGTGAGTTTTCATAAAAAGGTCGATGTCGAGTTTGTTGATCCTGAAAAGACGATCATTGTGGTGGGGTTGGACACCTTGCTCGGACTCTTGATTTACTCTATCACGTTGGGCTACCGAGGTCGTCCCCACTCGTGGCATGAGTTGGGAAAAGAATGCGTGTATCGAGTCTGCTTTCGGTCTACTTCGGTTCGTGGTTTGCCACTTCAAACTGTTTTACTGGTAGTTAGTGAAGGATATGATCGCAAATACCCTCGCTACGTCGAGTTTGAAATTGAGTTGCCAGAAGCAATTCGGGCTGGGGAAAGTTTCGCTATTTTTGACAGCCCACTTGACGGTCTTCTTTTCGCGATTGGCCACCCCGGTGTTCACTTGTTGTGTTCAGACGAACTTGTCAAGCAAAAACAACCCAAACTGCGTCTGGCCTCGGCCTAACTTTGTTTTTCGGTCTCCTCGTCCTCACCACCCCGGATACGTTCGCGGGGTTTTTTCTAACATTTGTGATACTTCACTTCCGTATTCCCGTCGATTGATTTCAAGGAGACGATGGTCTATGATTGAGGGCGGAATTTAAAGAAAAACAACAAAAAAACGCTCCCTACACAAAAATCCCCAAAAATATGAGAAATTACCGTTTTCGCCTGGTTCTCGCTACTGTATTCGCATCCTTTTTCTTCCTTTCTGTCTTCACACTTCTTCGCATTGCACTTCCGTCTTGGCTCAGTATCCTTGTCTCCAGCTCAATTGCGGCGGTTACCGTCCTTCTCTGTGCTACTCAGCTCCTTGGCGGGTCGAAATCGTGGTGGGCATTGAGAGCAAAAACCGTGTACAGGGTGTGCTCTCGGTCTGACACGATTCATGATGACATACTCTGTACTTTTCTCTCGGTCCGGAGCGAAGGAGATGAACGCAAAGAACCGAAATACGTCAAGTTTGAACAGAAGTTGCCGGACGAGATTCAAGTTGGGAGCTACTTCATCATATTTGACCGCAGGCGCGAGGGTGTGGCACTCGTGGTTCGCGATTCGCGAAAGCCGTATGCGCTCTTTTCCTCTGAGCTTGGGAGGCGAGGACATGCTACATCTCGTTCTTCGGTCTAGCGTCTTGTTGTCCTTTTTTCACCTCCCGCGATTCGCTCGCGGGATTTTTTATGTTAAGAACCTATGACAAAAAAGGCACACGAATAATTACCACCCCAAACCCCTCCTTGGAAAAGGATGGGAGGAAAAAAGAAAAACAAAAACCCAGGGCGGCCTTCGGCCGCCCTGGGTTTTTCCTCTCTTTTTTCAGACGTTACACGTTACAAGTCGAAAATTTTACAATAGCTTTGCTATTGAAAATCTTTCGACATGATTTTTCTAGCGGAAAAATCAGCTACACTTTGCCCGTTTCTTAACGGGCAAACTCTATGACCCTTGTTTCTCGAATCACTGTCACCTTGATTTCTCCCGGATATTTGAGTTCCTTTTCGATGCGAAGAGCGATTTCACGCGCCATTGTATGAGCGTCCAAGTCGCCGATTTCCCCCGGGGTAACGAAGACTCGAATCTCTCGGCCTGCAGCCAGGGCATATGCTTTCTCAACGCCGGGGAGAGACTTCGCGATACCTTCCAAGTCTTCGAGACGTTTCAAATAATTTTCCACGGAGTCTCTACGCGCGCCAGGACGGCCTCCTGAAATGGCATCCGCCACCTGCACGATGACCGACTCAACAGTTTCGTACGGATATTCTTCATGATGGGCCTGCATGGCTTTCACGATTTCTTCTCCCGCTCCGAATTTCTGAAGAATTCTCCTTCCAATCTCCACGTGCGTGCCCTGCACTTCGTGGTCTACGGCTTTTCCGATGTCGTGGAGAAGCGCTCCGGCTTTTGCAACGTTCACATTTGCGCCAAGCTCCGCCGCGAGCATTCCCGCGATGTGCGACATTTCAATCGAGTGAGCCAAGACGTTTTGTCCGTAGCTCGTCCTGAAGTGAAGCCTTCCCAAAATGTGAAGGATGCGCGGGTCAAGGTTGATTACCCCGCATTCATAGGCCGCTTCCGCGCCTTTTTCTTTGATAGTTTTATTGATGTCTTCCTGGGCTTTCTCCACGAGCTTCTCGATTTTGGCTGGCTGGATTCGGCCGTCCGCAATCAAGGCCTCGAGAGCGAGCCTGGCAACTTGGCGCCTCACCGGGTCGAACGAAGAAATAGTGATGGAACCGGGAGTATCGTCAACTATGATTTCGACACCTGTTACTCGCTCGAAGGCTTTGATATTCCTACCCTCCTTGCCGATAATTTTTCCCTTGAGCTCATCAGAGGGAATGGCAAGCGTGGTCGAGAGGACGTCTGCGCCTACGGCGTTTCCCAGTCTCTGAATGCAGGTGGTAAGGATTTCTTTCGCTTTTTTCTCCAGTGTCTCTTCGCCGAAATTTTCGAGCTTCTGCATGCGCACCAAAAGATCCTCTTCGTACAGTTTTTCGACGGCTTTAATGAGGCTCGCTCTCGCTTCATCCTTCGTGAGCTCTGCGATTTTTTCAAGCTCAAGCGCCTTCGCTTTATCTTGCTCGTCTACTCTCTCCTTGATTTTTTTAATCTCGACGATTTTGGCTTTCACGCTCTCGACTTCGCGGTCAAGCTCGGTCTGCCTATGGTCGAGTTGGTCTTCTTTTTTGACGATTCTATCCTCCGTCTTCTTCAATTTTTCTTCCTTTTCTTTTATCTCAACTCGGATTTCCTTGATTGTCTCGATGGCTTTGGTCTCGGCGTCGGCAATTATTTTTTTTGCTTTTTCTTCTGCGCGTAGCTCGCGTTCTTTTATCTGGAGCTCGACTGAACCTTTTTTCCCGAGAGCAACAAGCACCCGGAGATAATATCCGACTGCGATTCCCACTATTCCTGTTACGGATGTAAACAGGAGGGCTATTTTTAATGTCATGTTATGGCGATCCCGCCTCCACCTAAAAAGTTCATAGCGCTTGCGCTTTACGCGCAAGTTCTACTTATATTAGATTTGATCTAGTCTGGAGAAAATATACGTACACATGTAATTCAATAAAGAAAAGCAATCCAATAAAAACCATATAAGCAAAGCCGAAATTCAATTTATGCTAAGAACCCTTAACGAATCCTCCTCCGCAAAGCTTTGGGGACGCAGTAGGGCATATGAATAATAAATCTACATTGAATACAATACATCATCTAAAGGAATTTGTCACCTTTTAGGTTACTCGTTGTCAGTTTTCAATAAAAATCTACCTAGTCACATAGTGGCGCGGTAGATATATCCAAGGAGTTCGGAATGTAGGCTTTGGAGTCGCCAATGATACGCAAGGTGCGCGCCATTTTCATTCGAGTGGCAAAATACGACGTGCGATCCGTTGCGCCCAAGATGCGATTTATTATGGGTTTGCTTAAACCGTAATCCAGTGCTTGAGCTCTCACTCGGGCGAGGCTCACACGTTTTCCTGTTTCGAGTTTAAACCAGGCCGTCAAGGGATCAAAGCGCGCGACTTTTGCTCGGGGACTCCAAAGAAGGATGTGTCCATTTCGGAAGCGGGCTTTCCAACCCGAATCCACTAGCGTCTCGAGTTTTTTGTAAAAGTCGGACATGGTGAGACAGGGTGTCGGTTTCATTCGAATTTTTCTTTTTTTGTTCGGGCTGGTTTCAGAATAGTCCGGAATAATTTTGTTGTCAATTGAAATCCCCCCAAGTTTCTCCGAGAAACTTGGGGGGATTCTATATTCCTATCTTTTCTCATACTGACACCTAACACCTAAAACCTAACACCTACTCCTACGAAATCACCTTATCAATAATCCCGTACTTCTTGGCTTCTTCAGAAGTCATGAAGTAATTGCGGTCAACATCTTTTTCGATTTGAGCGAGAGTTTTTCCCGTGTTTTTTGCG
The sequence above is drawn from the Candidatus Taylorbacteria bacterium genome and encodes:
- a CDS encoding SPASM domain-containing protein — its product is MTNIFPNVPATLPAKSELPNGTSRMIWKWSFPEGCLHGTVTIKGVKYKKLLTLDLNIPEAGFAQMVNSAPLGEAEKIFTLNYPCPHKCPGCFNEAELHNPIMTLKEVWKVVDDAIELGLESVKFLGPGELLANPQLFQILDGFRDRGIVVGIFTKGAIMGNDALAHHYHGISSKELVKKLVSYPNVTFLVGGRSFDPHFENLFIPRNERQINEKFDYHAARGIALERLCEAGMNADLTKPRLAIICSPVTSQNLSCVAEIYKWGAERNIPVYLPPTMVSGKGHKLVRKASEKKFEDDYIRLAVEVYLWAIDRGVMTHEQFLEEGPHPYIGVAPCNQLTHGLYIHYDGTVQRCPGNDTPDFVVHPNVRTAPLREIWKNSKNYAINQFNNGCVKDGVSLPKRFYGEVKAKVNTRQ
- a CDS encoding HU family DNA-binding protein, which translates into the protein MNKQAIAEAIAAKIGGTKVQAEQAIDVVVDSIVNTLKKGEEVSIAGIGIFSVKQRAARQARNPRTGEAISVPAMRVPKFRAAKALKEAVK
- the rny gene encoding ribonuclease Y; amino-acid sequence: MTLKIALLFTSVTGIVGIAVGYYLRVLVALGKKGSVELQIKERELRAEEKAKKIIADAETKAIETIKEIRVEIKEKEEKLKKTEDRIVKKEDQLDHRQTELDREVESVKAKIVEIKKIKERVDEQDKAKALELEKIAELTKDEARASLIKAVEKLYEEDLLVRMQKLENFGEETLEKKAKEILTTCIQRLGNAVGADVLSTTLAIPSDELKGKIIGKEGRNIKAFERVTGVEIIVDDTPGSITISSFDPVRRQVARLALEALIADGRIQPAKIEKLVEKAQEDINKTIKEKGAEAAYECGVINLDPRILHILGRLHFRTSYGQNVLAHSIEMSHIAGMLAAELGANVNVAKAGALLHDIGKAVDHEVQGTHVEIGRRILQKFGAGEEIVKAMQAHHEEYPYETVESVIVQVADAISGGRPGARRDSVENYLKRLEDLEGIAKSLPGVEKAYALAAGREIRVFVTPGEIGDLDAHTMAREIALRIEKELKYPGEIKVTVIRETRVIEFAR